One genomic segment of Micromonospora sp. WMMC415 includes these proteins:
- a CDS encoding DEAD/DEAH box helicase — MSELTQELMDGHELAPTAPVRPEAPTFAELGARQETVDALAAAGITRAFAIQEYALPIALRGADLIGQAPTGTGKTLGFGVPLLERVFAPTEGGDGVPQALVVVPTRELGIQVAKDLQAAGSSRGVRVLPIYGGVAYEPQIDALRKGVEILVGTPGRLMDLQKQKHLRLDRVRALVLDEADRMLDLGFLDDVEKILAMLPEDRQTMLFSATMPDPIVALSRRFLRRPVTIHAGHTAETGPSPQTQQLAYRTHSMNKIEIVARILQAEGRGLTMIFTRTKRAADRVAEDLDFRGFAVAAVHGDLGQGARERALRAFRAGKIDTLVATDVAARGIDVTGVTHVINYDCPEDQDTYTHRIGRTGRAGATGVAVTFVDWDDMPRWRIIDKTLGLDMAEPPETYHTSAHLYTDLGISTDVTGTLPTAERTRAGLAAEVEEDLGGRSRRGDGRGSRRGEGRGREPRRGRGGEAAVASTTDAPADDAAEERSPRRRRRRRAGEVVAGEPTAVISTEGGTEPETAAAEGSASAKPRRRRRRRGGGGSGGGTPAEATAD; from the coding sequence ATGAGCGAGCTGACGCAAGAACTGATGGACGGCCACGAGTTGGCCCCCACCGCCCCGGTACGCCCGGAGGCACCCACTTTCGCCGAGCTGGGCGCGCGTCAGGAGACCGTCGACGCGCTGGCCGCGGCCGGCATCACCCGCGCCTTCGCCATCCAGGAGTACGCGCTGCCGATCGCGCTGCGCGGCGCCGACCTGATCGGCCAGGCGCCCACCGGCACCGGCAAGACCCTCGGCTTCGGCGTACCACTGCTGGAGCGCGTGTTCGCGCCCACCGAGGGCGGCGACGGCGTCCCGCAGGCACTCGTCGTGGTCCCGACCCGCGAGCTGGGCATCCAGGTCGCCAAGGATCTCCAGGCCGCCGGCAGCAGCCGGGGCGTCCGCGTGCTGCCGATCTACGGTGGTGTGGCGTACGAGCCGCAGATCGACGCGCTCCGCAAGGGCGTGGAGATCCTCGTCGGCACCCCCGGTCGCCTGATGGACCTGCAGAAGCAGAAGCACCTGCGGCTCGACCGGGTGCGCGCGCTGGTCCTCGACGAGGCCGACCGGATGCTCGACCTGGGCTTCCTCGACGACGTCGAGAAGATCCTGGCGATGCTGCCGGAGGACCGGCAGACGATGCTCTTCTCGGCCACCATGCCGGACCCGATCGTCGCGCTGTCCCGGCGCTTCCTGCGCCGTCCGGTGACGATCCACGCCGGGCACACCGCCGAGACCGGCCCGTCGCCGCAGACCCAGCAGCTGGCGTACCGCACCCACTCGATGAACAAGATCGAGATCGTGGCGCGGATCCTCCAGGCCGAGGGTCGCGGGCTGACCATGATCTTCACCCGCACCAAGCGGGCCGCCGACCGGGTCGCGGAGGATCTGGACTTCCGTGGCTTCGCCGTTGCCGCCGTGCACGGCGACCTCGGGCAGGGCGCCCGCGAGCGGGCGCTGCGCGCCTTCCGCGCCGGCAAGATCGACACGCTGGTCGCCACCGACGTCGCGGCCCGGGGCATCGACGTCACCGGCGTCACCCACGTCATCAACTACGACTGCCCCGAGGACCAGGACACCTACACCCACCGGATCGGTCGGACCGGCCGGGCAGGTGCGACCGGCGTCGCGGTGACCTTCGTCGACTGGGACGACATGCCCCGCTGGCGGATCATCGACAAGACGCTGGGCCTGGACATGGCCGAGCCGCCGGAGACGTACCACACCTCTGCGCACCTCTACACCGACCTGGGCATCTCCACCGACGTCACCGGCACCCTGCCGACCGCCGAGCGCACCCGCGCGGGGCTCGCGGCCGAGGTCGAGGAGGACCTCGGCGGCCGGTCCCGCCGGGGCGACGGCCGGGGCTCGCGGCGCGGCGAGGGCCGCGGCCGGGAGCCCCGCCGCGGCCGGGGCGGGGAGGCAGCCGTCGCGTCGACCACGGACGCGCCGGCCGACGACGCCGCCGAGGAGCGCAGCCCGCGTCGCCGCCGGCGCCGCCGGGCGGGCGAGGTGGTCGCGGGCGAGCCGACCGCGGTGATCTCCACCGAGGGCGGCACCGAGC
- a CDS encoding ferritin-like fold-containing protein: protein MSAPSEPAPTPTGPAGGVVTDPALVDLLGLVAFGELLAFERMAADARLAPDLRRRAALGEMAAAEIRNYRRLADRLGDLSVLPDDAMAVYVEPLQAYHDSTEPRDWAEAVTKAYVGDGITDDFIREIAGALAEPDRGLVLEVLHESRYADFAAAEIRAAIEADPRVANRLSMWARRLVGEALSQAGRVASADRGALTALIARGEQVDVQGLFRRLTAAHTARMGAVGLNN from the coding sequence GTGTCCGCCCCAAGCGAACCCGCACCGACTCCGACCGGCCCGGCCGGCGGCGTCGTGACCGATCCCGCGCTCGTCGACCTGCTCGGCCTGGTGGCCTTCGGTGAGCTGCTCGCCTTCGAGCGGATGGCCGCCGACGCCCGGCTGGCTCCCGACCTGCGCCGACGGGCGGCGTTGGGCGAGATGGCCGCCGCGGAGATCCGCAACTACCGGCGGCTCGCCGACCGGCTGGGCGACCTCAGCGTGCTGCCCGACGACGCGATGGCGGTCTACGTGGAGCCGTTGCAGGCGTACCACGACTCGACCGAGCCGAGGGACTGGGCCGAGGCGGTGACCAAGGCGTACGTCGGAGACGGCATCACCGACGACTTCATCCGGGAGATCGCCGGGGCGCTGGCCGAGCCGGACCGGGGGCTCGTGCTGGAGGTGCTGCACGAGTCGCGCTACGCGGACTTCGCCGCCGCCGAGATCCGCGCGGCCATCGAGGCCGACCCCCGGGTCGCCAACCGGCTCTCCATGTGGGCGCGTCGGCTGGTCGGTGAGGCGCTGTCGCAGGCCGGTCGGGTCGCGTCCGCCGACCGGGGGGCGTTGACCGCGCTCATCGCGCGGGGGGAGCAGGTGGACGTGCAGGGCCTGTTCCGCAGGTTGACCGCCGCCCACACCGCCCGCATGGGCGCCGTCGGACTCAACAACTGA
- a CDS encoding DUF3107 domain-containing protein encodes MEVKIGVQYAPRELVLESAQSPAEIEQIVTDAIAGNGGTLSLTDEKGRRVIVPVDKVAYVEIAEASPRAVGFTVR; translated from the coding sequence GTGGAGGTCAAGATCGGCGTGCAGTACGCGCCGCGCGAGCTGGTTCTGGAGAGCGCGCAGTCGCCGGCCGAGATCGAGCAGATCGTGACCGACGCCATCGCCGGCAACGGCGGCACGCTCTCCCTCACCGACGAGAAGGGCCGGCGGGTCATCGTGCCGGTAGACAAGGTCGCCTACGTGGAGATCGCCGAGGCGTCCCCCCGGGCCGTCGGGTTCACCGTCCGCTGA
- a CDS encoding TetR/AcrR family transcriptional regulator — translation MTAVGNSAQTAGRPTRLPRSARRKQLLAAAQEVFVAQGYHAAAMDDIAERAGVSKPVLYQHFPGKMELYLALLDTHCDAIVAKVQDAMRGTTDNKERVSASVRAYFDFVDHESEAFRLVFESDLRNDPAVRQRVERVEQGCIAAITDTIISDTGVSRSHAELLASGLVGAAETAAQFWLASGRQVAKAEAEALVAALSWRGIASFPLQGESA, via the coding sequence ATGACCGCTGTGGGGAACAGTGCACAGACCGCCGGCCGGCCCACCCGCCTGCCCCGTTCCGCGCGCCGCAAGCAGCTGCTCGCCGCCGCGCAGGAGGTGTTCGTCGCGCAGGGCTACCACGCGGCCGCGATGGACGACATCGCCGAGCGCGCGGGGGTCTCCAAGCCGGTGCTCTACCAGCACTTCCCCGGCAAGATGGAGCTCTACCTGGCGCTGCTCGACACGCACTGCGACGCCATCGTGGCGAAGGTGCAGGACGCGATGCGCGGCACCACCGACAACAAGGAGCGGGTCAGCGCCTCGGTCCGCGCGTACTTCGACTTCGTCGACCACGAGAGCGAGGCGTTCCGCCTCGTCTTCGAGTCGGACCTGCGCAACGACCCGGCCGTGCGCCAGCGGGTCGAGCGGGTCGAGCAGGGCTGCATCGCGGCCATCACCGACACGATCATCTCGGACACCGGTGTGAGCCGGTCGCACGCCGAGCTGCTCGCGTCCGGGCTGGTCGGTGCGGCCGAGACCGCCGCGCAGTTCTGGCTGGCCAGCGGCCGGCAGGTGGCCAAGGCGGAGGCCGAGGCGCTGGTCGCCGCGCTCTCCTGGCGGGGCATCGCGAGCTTCCCGCTGCAAGGTGAGTCAGCCTGA